In Gemmata obscuriglobus, a single genomic region encodes these proteins:
- the rpmI gene encoding 50S ribosomal protein L35, with protein MATKNKTNKSVKKRIRVTATGKLKYGKVGRRHLNAHIKTKRKRQLRKAGIIGDRPRVQKKYKIALGVL; from the coding sequence ATGGCCACCAAGAACAAGACGAACAAGAGCGTCAAGAAGCGGATCCGCGTGACCGCCACCGGCAAGCTGAAGTACGGCAAGGTCGGCCGGCGCCACTTGAACGCCCACATCAAGACCAAGCGGAAGCGTCAGCTCCGCAAGGCCGGGATCATCGGCGACCGCCCCCGGGTGCAGAAGAAGTACAAGATCGCCCTCGGCGTTCTGTGA
- the rplT gene encoding 50S ribosomal protein L20 — translation MVRARSKATTARRKKRLRKLTKGFRLGRHNLFRMAKTTLLRARTYAFRDRKAKKREYRRIWIVRINAACRMRGMRYSEFIHGLQLSHIALDRKSLSEIAIHDPAAFDKLVEIVKATLAANAPK, via the coding sequence ATGGTTCGCGCTCGTAGTAAGGCTACAACCGCTCGTCGCAAGAAGCGGCTCCGCAAACTCACTAAAGGCTTCCGCCTCGGCCGGCACAACCTGTTCCGGATGGCGAAGACCACGCTGCTCCGCGCCCGCACGTACGCGTTCCGCGACCGCAAGGCGAAGAAGCGCGAGTACCGGCGGATCTGGATCGTCCGCATCAACGCCGCCTGCCGGATGCGCGGCATGCGGTACAGCGAGTTCATTCACGGCCTGCAACTGTCGCACATCGCGCTCGACCGCAAGTCGCTGTCGGAGATCGCGATCCACGACCCGGCCGCGTTCGACAAGCTGGTCGAGATCGTGAAGGCCACCCTCGCCGCCAACGCGCCGAAGTAA